Sequence from the bacterium genome:
GTCGCCGTCAACAAGCGCCATCGCCGCTCCCACCGAGATCGCCTCTTGCCCCGTCGAGAGATAACCTTTGCCGATGATCAAAGGCGCTTGAGGGTTTTGGCTCTGACAGATGTAGGCGATCTTGTTTTCGAGGGTGCGTGTGAGGAGAAGGTAATAGTAGATCTCCAGGAGCTTCTCCCGTGGAAGCGCTTCCGCGTCATCCGATCGCGCCGGGCCCCTGGTGGAGGGGAGGGTCATCGTTTCGATTCTATCAAACGACGGCCTCCGGGATGAAGGATTTTTGATACGCTCAGCGCAACAAGGAACAGCCGCCGCCCTCCTTGACCGTCACGATGGCGGACGAGGAATTGTTGAGGATCACGGGATCGATCCCCTGCGCGGTCACTGCGGCGGCGTTGGTGAGGGTGCCCACCGTATTCGCGACAACCGAATAGCTGACGGTCGCCGTCCCGCCGTTGGCGAGCGTTCCCAGATCGCAGGTGAGGTCCACCGACCCGCTGCACGAGCCCTGGGAGGCCGTGAGGGAGGATGCCTCCAAGTCAAGACCCGAGGGCAGCGCATCCGTCAGGACCACGCCTCCGACGGATCCCGGCCCTTCATTGGTGACGGTGATCGAAAAATCGACCCGGTCTCCGTCGGAGACCTCGGAGTCCTCGGCCGTTTTCAGGACGCTCAGATCGGCGGTGTCACCCAAGAAACGCATCAGAAGGACATCGCGGCTGGTCGCGGGGGAACCCGTGAATCCTGCCGAGAGAAAGCGGCCGTCGGCAAGGAGCACGGGAGTGCCCAGGGCGTCTTCCGCCCCTCCTCCGACATCGGCGACCTTGAACCCGCCGGATGCAAAGGCGGTATCAAGGGACCCGTCGGTGTTGTATCGCGCCAGGGCGTAGTCATCGCCCGAGGCCCCTACCACGAGGATCTTTCCGTCGGCCTGGAGGGCGAGCCCGCGACCGACATCGATCGCATGACCCAGATCGGTCGAGACCTTGCCGTCCCCGCCGAAGGACGTGTCCAGGCTTCCGTCCGCGTTCAGCCGGAGCAAGGCCAAGTCGGCGTTTGCATTTCCCGTATACCCCACCGCCAGGATCTTGCCGTCGGGCTGGAGGGCGATCCCAAAGGCGCCGTCGCCCTCACCCGCCTCCGCAAAGTCGATGAAGAGAAGGCCCGGGACGGAGCCTCCGGCATTGAAACTTGCATCCGGGCTGCCGTCCGCGTTGAAGCGGCCGAAGGCAAAATCGTAATCTCCCGATTTCATCTCGCCGGCGACGAGGATCTTCCCGTCCGGCTGGATCGCGACTTCGCTCCAATCCAGGTCATCCGTTCCCAAGTCGGTCAGAACGATCCCATCCCCGTCGAAGGTCGTGTCGAGGCCTCCGTCGGCGTCGTAACGGGTGATGAAAGCGCCCTCCGCTCCGCTGCTTCCCCCCGCCACCACGATCTTGCCGTCGGTTTGAACGGCGAGCGCGGCCGCGGCTTCGGTGACGCCTCCGACGACGTCCGTTGTGACCTTCCCGTCGCCGCTGAAAGAGGGATCGAGACTGCCATCCGGGTTATAGCGCACCAGGACCGTCTGACCGGTGTCCAAGGTGCCCCCCGCCACCACGATCCGGC
This genomic interval carries:
- a CDS encoding calcium-binding protein; translation: MRFILNLLGLTAGFLIPIFWVHGLHAAPGDLDTTFGGGDGIVTTDISGLEDDGIAMAVQDDGKILVAGGATTGADVDIAVLRYNTDGSLDSGFDGDGIALTSFGLLDIALAMAVQDDGRIVVAGGTLDTGQTVLVRYNPDGSLDPSFSGDGKVTTDVVGGVTEAAAALAVQTDGKIVVAGGSSGAEGAFITRYDADGGLDTTFDGDGIVLTDLGTDDLDWSEVAIQPDGKILVAGEMKSGDYDFAFGRFNADGSPDASFNAGGSVPGLLFIDFAEAGEGDGAFGIALQPDGKILAVGYTGNANADLALLRLNADGSLDTSFGGDGKVSTDLGHAIDVGRGLALQADGKILVVGASGDDYALARYNTDGSLDTAFASGGFKVADVGGGAEDALGTPVLLADGRFLSAGFTGSPATSRDVLLMRFLGDTADLSVLKTAEDSEVSDGDRVDFSITVTNEGPGSVGGVVLTDALPSGLDLEASSLTASQGSCSGSVDLTCDLGTLANGGTATVSYSVVANTVGTLTNAAAVTAQGIDPVILNNSSSAIVTVKEGGGCSLLR